In Candidatus Bathyarchaeia archaeon, a single genomic region encodes these proteins:
- a CDS encoding TA0938 family protein encodes MKVAEKGCAICQATWGDYWETIEGQRMFFCCDICAVEFKNMIREVKKRTGWKTIDEIKMTGNYRGRECTALLGGKRYNFSIRFDSKGRIDLFSERT; translated from the coding sequence TTGAAAGTAGCTGAGAAAGGCTGCGCGATATGCCAGGCAACATGGGGCGACTACTGGGAAACGATCGAAGGACAACGCATGTTCTTCTGCTGCGACATATGCGCCGTCGAATTCAAGAACATGATAAGAGAGGTCAAGAAGAGAACAGGATGGAAAACAATCGATGAGATCAAAATGACGGGAAACTACAGAGGACGAGAGTGCACTGCCCTGCTTGGCGGTAAGAGGTACAATTTCTCGATCCGGTTTGACTCGAAGGGTCGGATAGACCTGTTCAGCGAAAGGACCTAG
- a CDS encoding C2H2 type zinc finger domain-containing protein has protein sequence MTKCPSCGVGFQKHDDFEDLAGHFVAEAGRSDAGHVMWLNRNITKNKSDRKTLSKLLSEFFSLGGGSLEAWVKRRFIEKFYGSSPHPFVLALQHPSRAVLLGYVVEHQHFLRQWVRSCSYIMARTDEMDVVLYELDNINTEYGGVGSGQPSHYELLLRMGESLGLDREKAFRMAPLEDTREAIRVWDSICRDDHWVEGLAAMHGLELIANRKLKGEGASIGYFDPVILNNDEISKEAKAFLREGYEADVGHSERALGLVEKYSRLYGITDDVQATFLRSIDYFDRYLMARLERSGRFESS, from the coding sequence TTGACGAAGTGTCCTAGCTGTGGTGTGGGTTTTCAGAAGCATGATGATTTTGAGGATCTTGCGGGTCATTTTGTTGCAGAGGCGGGGAGGAGTGATGCGGGGCATGTGATGTGGTTGAACCGGAATATTACCAAGAATAAATCTGACCGGAAGACTCTCTCGAAATTATTATCTGAATTTTTCAGTCTGGGAGGTGGGAGTCTGGAGGCGTGGGTTAAGCGGCGTTTTATCGAGAAGTTCTATGGGTCGAGTCCGCACCCGTTTGTTCTCGCGTTGCAGCATCCTAGCCGGGCGGTGTTGTTGGGGTATGTTGTTGAGCATCAGCATTTCCTCCGTCAGTGGGTCCGGTCATGCAGCTACATCATGGCCCGGACAGACGAGATGGACGTGGTCTTGTATGAACTGGATAATATCAACACGGAATACGGTGGCGTAGGATCAGGTCAGCCGAGCCATTATGAGTTGTTGTTGAGGATGGGTGAGAGCCTCGGTCTAGATCGAGAGAAAGCGTTTCGGATGGCGCCTTTGGAGGATACGAGGGAGGCGATCCGAGTCTGGGACTCTATCTGTCGGGATGATCACTGGGTCGAGGGCTTGGCGGCAATGCACGGTCTAGAATTAATTGCGAATCGGAAGTTGAAGGGTGAGGGTGCTAGTATCGGATATTTTGATCCGGTGATATTGAATAATGATGAGATATCGAAGGAGGCGAAGGCGTTCTTGCGGGAGGGTTACGAGGCTGATGTGGGCCATTCGGAACGGGCCCTGGGGCTGGTCGAGAAATATTCGAGGTTGTATGGCATTACGGATGATGTCCAGGCGACGTTTCTTCGGTCGATCGATTATTTTGATCGTTATCTGATGGCGCGCTTGGAGAGGAGCGGACGGTTTGAAAGTAGCTGA
- a CDS encoding DUF885 domain-containing protein, producing METGLVSRLDKLEKEVWDHVFMLSPRQAVMLGLHEYDGLLADISPGGLKAWMDRTAGLLERLGGERHGLDKDGRLDVLCLETMLERMMFDAQDLRGYATRPNIYSLQLSVTPYISREYAPVDARIVAVNKHLARVPGFLDQAGRNLDKTLAQPIVDVATRQVQGVLRDLDGNATVEAGKASGSVREEFETLKREAIVAMVSFVEELSEEHDLSMDFALGRERFQKLLWVNDRINKPVEEVLGMGLQDLESNLKALRELAEKIGPGQTVQSVVDSIQENHPLSHRLIDETAEGLRDLELWLREHHLISIPAGTRVRVVPTPMHIRATTTAAMSSPGPFEKEGLEGLYYVTPPEDSWDARTKEEWLRHLNYVTLKDISIHEVFPGHYTHRVFQREFGNSMTRKAYWNYAFGEGWAHYCEEMMVDEGYGNEGLRFIQLKEALLRDCRFIVSFWMHTQGLGVNEARQFIMQNAYMETLPAEREALRGTFDHSYYGYTLGKLYIKKARERFFHAHPSARAKEFHDKLLGLGGAPVGLLEELIV from the coding sequence GTGGAAACCGGTCTAGTATCCAGGCTGGATAAGCTGGAGAAAGAGGTCTGGGATCACGTCTTCATGCTGAGTCCGCGGCAGGCTGTGATGCTAGGCTTGCACGAGTACGATGGATTGTTGGCTGACATTTCGCCAGGGGGGTTGAAGGCTTGGATGGATAGGACGGCTGGGTTGCTTGAGCGTTTGGGAGGCGAGCGTCATGGCCTGGATAAGGATGGGCGGTTGGATGTTTTGTGTTTGGAGACGATGCTGGAGCGGATGATGTTTGATGCTCAGGATCTTCGGGGTTACGCGACTAGGCCGAACATTTACTCTCTACAGTTGAGTGTGACGCCGTACATTTCCCGGGAGTACGCACCTGTGGACGCTAGGATTGTAGCAGTGAACAAACATCTAGCCCGGGTTCCGGGTTTTCTGGACCAGGCTGGACGGAATCTGGATAAGACGTTAGCGCAGCCGATTGTTGATGTTGCGACTAGGCAGGTGCAGGGGGTTCTCCGGGATCTTGACGGGAATGCGACCGTGGAAGCGGGGAAAGCTTCTGGATCGGTTAGGGAAGAATTTGAGACTCTGAAGCGCGAAGCTATAGTTGCCATGGTCTCCTTCGTTGAAGAGCTCAGTGAGGAACACGATCTCTCCATGGATTTCGCTCTTGGAAGGGAAAGGTTCCAGAAATTGCTCTGGGTGAACGATCGGATCAACAAGCCCGTGGAAGAGGTCTTGGGGATGGGCTTGCAGGATCTTGAGTCTAACCTGAAAGCGTTGAGAGAATTGGCGGAGAAGATTGGACCAGGACAAACGGTCCAAAGCGTTGTTGACTCGATCCAGGAGAATCATCCTCTCTCTCATCGGTTGATCGATGAGACAGCTGAGGGATTGAGGGATCTTGAGCTGTGGTTGAGAGAACACCATCTCATCAGTATCCCGGCCGGAACAAGGGTCAGGGTTGTTCCTACTCCAATGCACATTCGAGCGACGACCACCGCGGCGATGTCTTCGCCGGGACCCTTCGAAAAAGAGGGTCTGGAGGGGTTGTACTATGTGACTCCGCCGGAGGATTCGTGGGACGCGAGGACGAAAGAGGAATGGTTGCGTCATCTCAACTACGTGACTCTGAAGGATATTTCGATCCACGAGGTCTTTCCAGGCCACTATACTCACAGGGTGTTTCAGCGGGAATTTGGAAACTCGATGACTCGGAAAGCGTACTGGAATTACGCGTTCGGCGAGGGCTGGGCGCACTACTGTGAGGAGATGATGGTGGACGAGGGATACGGGAACGAAGGGTTGCGGTTCATCCAGTTGAAAGAGGCGTTGTTGAGGGATTGTCGGTTTATCGTATCCTTCTGGATGCATACGCAGGGTCTTGGGGTCAATGAGGCGCGACAGTTCATCATGCAAAACGCGTACATGGAGACGCTGCCGGCGGAGCGGGAGGCGTTGAGGGGGACGTTCGACCACTCATACTACGGGTATACGCTGGGAAAGTTGTACATCAAGAAAGCTAGGGAACGATTCTTCCACGCGCATCCATCCGCGCGGGCGAAGGAGTTCCATGACAAGCTCTTGGGATTGGGAGGCGCACCAGTTGGTCTCCTGGAAGAACTGATCGTCTAA
- a CDS encoding isoprenylcysteine carboxylmethyltransferase family protein translates to MVVSPVFASGFGLVLFDSTYFVWIVSELFGSTLIPRLRQRGARRVKRDRGSVVLIIATIFLSVYIAFYFGYAGIGMLPDWTFYLGIFLTFLGIMVRQVSIAILGRFFSTTVQIVEDHKVVEKGPYRLVRHPSYTGVLITFIGLGLAVQSLGALLALLVLFTVAFGYRIWVEERALLSGLGQDYASYMKRTKRLIPFLI, encoded by the coding sequence CTGGTAGTTTCACCTGTCTTCGCATCTGGGTTCGGCCTTGTCCTTTTCGATTCTACCTATTTCGTATGGATTGTCAGCGAGCTCTTCGGCTCGACGCTGATCCCACGCCTTCGACAACGTGGAGCGAGACGGGTAAAGAGAGACCGAGGCTCCGTCGTCCTAATCATTGCCACGATCTTTCTCTCGGTCTACATCGCTTTCTATTTCGGATACGCAGGGATTGGAATGCTTCCGGACTGGACGTTCTATCTCGGGATCTTTCTTACCTTTCTCGGTATCATGGTTCGTCAGGTGTCGATCGCGATTCTTGGCCGTTTCTTCTCCACCACGGTTCAGATAGTCGAGGATCACAAGGTTGTAGAGAAGGGTCCCTACCGGCTGGTCAGGCATCCCTCCTATACTGGGGTCCTGATCACGTTCATCGGATTGGGCTTAGCAGTGCAGTCCCTCGGAGCACTATTGGCATTGTTGGTTCTGTTCACCGTCGCCTTTGGGTACAGGATATGGGTGGAGGAGCGGGCCTTGTTGTCGGGGCTCGGCCAGGATTATGCAAGTTACATGAAGCGAACAAAACGGCTGATTCCATTCCTCATCTAG
- a CDS encoding SDR family NAD(P)-dependent oxidoreductase produces the protein MRESRVVLITGASSGFGRETARILLASGFKVYGTSRNPSGRPQEPGVGMIALDLDSDDSVKNGVKELLDETERLDVLVNNAGYVLTGGAEETSIAEAKAQFETDFFGHVRVTKALLPTMRKQGSGQIINISSLAAILPVPFEGYYAAAKAALLAWSEALRHEVKTFGIGVSVIEPGFFKTNLGNTRRNAKYTIRDYDELRQRATTTLDSDFENGEDPKIVAETVLKIVQSGNPKLEFAVGREKRYKTLKRILPQSIIENGVRRHWKLDK, from the coding sequence ATGCGGGAGAGTAGAGTCGTTCTCATCACTGGCGCATCGTCTGGATTTGGCAGGGAGACCGCCCGGATATTGCTCGCCAGCGGCTTCAAGGTCTACGGTACAAGCCGGAATCCATCTGGAAGGCCTCAGGAGCCCGGTGTGGGAATGATCGCGCTTGATCTGGACTCTGACGACTCTGTCAAGAATGGCGTAAAGGAGTTGCTTGATGAGACAGAGCGGCTAGATGTTCTGGTTAACAACGCAGGCTACGTTTTGACCGGGGGTGCTGAGGAGACGTCGATTGCAGAGGCGAAAGCCCAGTTTGAAACAGACTTCTTCGGCCATGTTAGAGTGACGAAAGCACTATTGCCGACCATGAGGAAACAAGGCTCTGGCCAGATCATCAACATATCCTCACTGGCAGCGATTCTTCCCGTCCCCTTCGAAGGCTACTATGCCGCCGCAAAAGCTGCTCTGTTGGCATGGTCTGAAGCGCTCCGTCACGAGGTCAAAACATTCGGCATCGGAGTGTCTGTAATAGAACCTGGATTTTTCAAAACAAACTTGGGCAATACTCGAAGGAACGCGAAGTATACGATACGGGATTACGATGAGTTACGACAACGAGCTACAACCACACTAGATAGTGATTTTGAGAACGGAGAAGACCCGAAGATAGTAGCAGAAACGGTTCTCAAGATTGTTCAGAGCGGGAACCCAAAGTTAGAGTTCGCGGTGGGCAGGGAAAAGCGGTACAAGACCTTGAAGCGTATCCTGCCTCAGTCAATTATCGAGAATGGTGTGAGACGACATTGGAAACTAGACAAGTAG
- a CDS encoding TIGR03560 family F420-dependent LLM class oxidoreductase has protein sequence MKFGVQIENHLGISYNGIRKVALEAEKSGFDGLFICDHLMGRNEETYRQPCLDPWVTLGALAQATKKVTLGTLATAVGFRYPALLAKMGATLDHLSGGRLQLTLGAGWHEPEYKAYGIPFSPVGERMQQLREAIQIIGAMWTRDQTTFQGKHFKIDGAWCYPRPASSKIWVGGGGEKTLLRIVADLANGWNSVGLSVDEYARKLEILRTFCESAGRKLNTIERSYYGTCVVGSNEGEFRESFNRYYGQYRKVDESTDALVERMRSTRPFIGTSTEVAEKMRAFQELGVSYFILYFPDKDGLSLLKRFADLVMPQFTSGR, from the coding sequence ATGAAATTCGGCGTTCAGATCGAGAACCACTTGGGGATCAGCTACAATGGAATCCGTAAAGTGGCGTTGGAGGCCGAGAAATCTGGGTTTGACGGGCTCTTCATCTGCGACCATCTGATGGGAAGGAACGAGGAGACGTACAGGCAGCCATGTTTGGACCCATGGGTGACGCTTGGTGCGTTGGCTCAAGCTACGAAGAAGGTTACGCTCGGGACGCTTGCGACTGCTGTCGGTTTCCGCTACCCGGCCTTGCTGGCAAAGATGGGTGCGACACTCGATCATCTTAGTGGCGGAAGGTTACAACTGACTCTTGGTGCGGGCTGGCATGAGCCCGAATACAAGGCGTACGGTATTCCGTTTTCGCCCGTCGGGGAACGGATGCAACAGTTGCGAGAGGCTATCCAGATTATAGGAGCAATGTGGACACGAGACCAGACAACATTCCAGGGAAAACATTTCAAGATTGATGGAGCCTGGTGTTACCCAAGACCTGCATCGTCGAAGATCTGGGTCGGTGGAGGAGGAGAGAAGACATTGCTGCGGATTGTCGCAGATCTTGCTAATGGATGGAATTCTGTTGGCTTGAGCGTTGACGAGTACGCGCGCAAGCTGGAGATCCTACGGACTTTCTGTGAGAGTGCTGGTCGGAAGTTGAATACTATCGAGAGGTCCTACTATGGCACCTGTGTGGTCGGGAGTAATGAGGGTGAGTTTCGCGAATCTTTCAACAGATACTACGGGCAATATCGGAAGGTGGACGAATCGACGGATGCGCTCGTGGAACGAATGCGTTCTACTAGGCCGTTCATCGGGACATCGACTGAGGTTGCGGAGAAGATGCGAGCCTTCCAAGAACTCGGCGTTTCGTACTTTATCCTCTATTTCCCAGACAAGGACGGGTTGAGCTTGCTGAAGCGCTTCGCGGATTTAGTGATGCCACAATTCACGTCAGGACGGTAA